A stretch of the Gossypium hirsutum isolate 1008001.06 chromosome D07, Gossypium_hirsutum_v2.1, whole genome shotgun sequence genome encodes the following:
- the LOC107956584 gene encoding uncharacterized protein, giving the protein MLLRSSSTPILKTYIPQSSPAVDSGHRIPSIPISLTSSPINKIQRASSDGNMRQIVISNRQKLPTSSMGSPNTVKEEIFTFPPLSLLGDVDDGGDDNGGGGGGGVDRLGDWGQGKQRLDEYYRKMIKTYPGETLLLTNYAKFLKEVQGDFLKAEEYCGKAIIVKPDDGEILSLYGDLIWINHGDEALAQSYFDRAVKASPNNCYVLASYARYLWAAEKDDD; this is encoded by the exons ATGCTTCTACGAAGCTCATCCACACCTATCCTCAAAACGTATATACCTCAGAGCTCGCCGGCGGTTGACTCCGGTCACCGGATCCCATCAATACCCATTTCTCTGACGTCCTCCCCCATCAACAAAATCCAACGAGCGTCGTCGGATGGGAACATGAGGCAGATTGTTATTTCCAATAGGCAAAAGCTACCTACAAGTTCAATGGGGTCTCCCAATACGGTCAAAGAAGAAATTTTTACTTTCCCACCACTCTCCCTTCTTGGTGACGTTGATGATGGTGGTGATGACAATGGAGGCGGCGGCGGCGGCGGAGTAGATAGGCTCGGAGATTGGGGTCAAGGGAAACAAAGATTGGATGAGTATTACCGGAAGATGATCAAAACTTACCCTGGAGAGACTCTTCTTCTCACAAACTACGCTAAATTCTTAAAAGAG GTACAAGGTGATTTTCTGAAAGCTGAAGAATATTGCGGGAAAGCAATTATTGTGAAACCAGACGATGGGGAAATTCTTTCATTGTATGGAGATTTAATATGGATTAACCATGGCGATGAAGCTCTcgctcaatcttattttgatcGAGCTGTTAAGGCTTCTCCAAATAATTG CTATGTCCTTGCATCATATGCTCGATATCTATGGGCTGCTGAGAAAGATGATGATTAA
- the LOC107953780 gene encoding protein WVD2-like 5 isoform X2, producing the protein MDSDNLLSAGGLEVAHQNGVYPQLRVSGDDSGILNNVNGNAEETVGTCSQNGIDDNGATMEARERSNDLVDNNGSIGSKEEEVNDHVNVKQSKPQKVQSKTKNEKPSGTRNASSALMKKSKDGKTAEVRLTASNGGSVATNSHLKQPLKNRSCNERQANASKGPEKPDAAFSEGPMEKPKLKPLKKGPLNKAEGDTESSSPMAADAKPRKVGSLPNYGFSFKCDERAEKRKEFYTKLEEKIQAMEVEKSNLQAKSKETQEAEIKMFRKSLNFKATPMPSFYQEPPPPKVELKKIPPTRAKSPKLGRRKSSTPLDSDGNSNSGHQSVQLSLDEKAFQSTSSKVISPVNAKKPQRKSLPKLPSQKTSLSGSTNDEKTSNTPSQKKVNAPKASTEGKIALPKATNEENNTLSDVTNEELSPTQLQPAVSAADSGESQPDIDQVDLVQEPIALEH; encoded by the exons ATGGATTCGGATAATCTCTTGTCTGCGGGTGGGCTTGAGGTTGCCCATCAAAATGGTGTTTATCCGCAACTTCGGGTGTCTGGGGACGACAGTGGTATTTTGAATAATGTTAATGGAAATGCTGAGGAAACTGTCGGGACTTGTTCGCAGAATGGAATAGATGACAATGGAGCAACTATGGAAGCTAGAGAACGATCGAATGACTTAGTCGATAACAATGGATCAATTGGTTCTAAG GAAGAGGAAGTAAATGATCATGTGAATGTGAAGCAATCCAAACCTCAGAAGGTTCAAAGCAAGACCAAGAATGAGAAGCCCTCTGGTACCAGAAATGCTTCTTCAGCTTTAATGAAGAAAAGTAAAGATGGAAAAACTGCAGAGGTGAGGTTGACAGCATCGAATGGCGGATCTGTGGCTACAAATTCACATCTGAAACAGCCTCTGAAAAATAGATCATGTAATGAAAGACAAGCCAATGCATCCAAG GGTCCTGAAAAACCGGATGCAGCCTTCTCTGAAGGCCCCAT GGAGAAACCCAAGCTGAAGCCTCTTAAGAAGGGGCCTCTTAATAAAGCTGAAGGAGACACAGAGTCCTC AAGCCCCATGGCAGCTGATGCCAAACCCCGTAAGGTTGGTAGTCTTCCAAATTATGGTTTCAGTTTTAAGTGTGATGAACGAGCTGAGAAAAGGAAAGAG TTCTACACCAAACTTGAGGAAAAGATTCAGGCAATGGAAGTAGAAAAGAGCAACTTGCAAGCCAAGTCCAAG GAAACTCAAGAAGCAGAGATCAAAATGTTTAGGAAGAGCTTGAACTTTAAAGCAACTCCAATGCCAAGCTTCTATCAGGAGCCTCCACCCCCTAAAGTGGAATTAAAGAAG ATACCACCAACAAGAGCTAAATCTCCAAAGCTTGGTAGAAGAAAAAGCTCAACTCCTTTGGACTCTGATGGTAACAGCAATAGTGGTCACCAATCAGTCCAGCTAAGTCTGGATGAGAAAGCATTTCAGAGCACCTCTTCTAAAGTAATTTCTCCTGTCAATGCAAAGAAGCCACAGCGGAAATCACTTCCCAAACTGCCTTCTCAGAAGACTAGTCTGTCTGGTTCAACAAATGACGAAAAGACATCTAATACGCCCAGTCAGAAAAAGGTAAATGCACCTAAAGCATCTACCGAGGGAAAGATAGCCTTGCCTAAGGCAACAAATGAGGAGAATAACACTTTATCTGATGTAACAAATGAAGAATTATCTCCAACCCAACTGCAGCCAGCAGTTTCTGCTGCTGATTCAGGTGAAAGTCAGCCAGACATTGATCAAGTGGACTTGGTTCAAGAGCCGATTGCACTGGAGCATTAA
- the LOC107953780 gene encoding protein WVD2-like 5 isoform X1: MDSDNLLSAGGLEVAHQNGVYPQLRVSGDDSGILNNVNGNAEETVGTCSQNGIDDNGATMEARERSNDLVDNNGSIGSKEEEVNDHVNVKQSKPQKVQSKTKNEKPSGTRNASSALMKKSKDGKTAEVRLTASNGGSVATNSHLKQPLKNRSCNERQANASKGPEKPDAAFSEGPMEKPKLKPLKKGPLNKAEGDTESSYPFCPMAADAKPRKVGSLPNYGFSFKCDERAEKRKEFYTKLEEKIQAMEVEKSNLQAKSKETQEAEIKMFRKSLNFKATPMPSFYQEPPPPKVELKKIPPTRAKSPKLGRRKSSTPLDSDGNSNSGHQSVQLSLDEKAFQSTSSKVISPVNAKKPQRKSLPKLPSQKTSLSGSTNDEKTSNTPSQKKVNAPKASTEGKIALPKATNEENNTLSDVTNEELSPTQLQPAVSAADSGESQPDIDQVDLVQEPIALEH; encoded by the exons ATGGATTCGGATAATCTCTTGTCTGCGGGTGGGCTTGAGGTTGCCCATCAAAATGGTGTTTATCCGCAACTTCGGGTGTCTGGGGACGACAGTGGTATTTTGAATAATGTTAATGGAAATGCTGAGGAAACTGTCGGGACTTGTTCGCAGAATGGAATAGATGACAATGGAGCAACTATGGAAGCTAGAGAACGATCGAATGACTTAGTCGATAACAATGGATCAATTGGTTCTAAG GAAGAGGAAGTAAATGATCATGTGAATGTGAAGCAATCCAAACCTCAGAAGGTTCAAAGCAAGACCAAGAATGAGAAGCCCTCTGGTACCAGAAATGCTTCTTCAGCTTTAATGAAGAAAAGTAAAGATGGAAAAACTGCAGAGGTGAGGTTGACAGCATCGAATGGCGGATCTGTGGCTACAAATTCACATCTGAAACAGCCTCTGAAAAATAGATCATGTAATGAAAGACAAGCCAATGCATCCAAG GGTCCTGAAAAACCGGATGCAGCCTTCTCTGAAGGCCCCAT GGAGAAACCCAAGCTGAAGCCTCTTAAGAAGGGGCCTCTTAATAAAGCTGAAGGAGACACAGAGTCCTCGTATCCTTTTTG CCCCATGGCAGCTGATGCCAAACCCCGTAAGGTTGGTAGTCTTCCAAATTATGGTTTCAGTTTTAAGTGTGATGAACGAGCTGAGAAAAGGAAAGAG TTCTACACCAAACTTGAGGAAAAGATTCAGGCAATGGAAGTAGAAAAGAGCAACTTGCAAGCCAAGTCCAAG GAAACTCAAGAAGCAGAGATCAAAATGTTTAGGAAGAGCTTGAACTTTAAAGCAACTCCAATGCCAAGCTTCTATCAGGAGCCTCCACCCCCTAAAGTGGAATTAAAGAAG ATACCACCAACAAGAGCTAAATCTCCAAAGCTTGGTAGAAGAAAAAGCTCAACTCCTTTGGACTCTGATGGTAACAGCAATAGTGGTCACCAATCAGTCCAGCTAAGTCTGGATGAGAAAGCATTTCAGAGCACCTCTTCTAAAGTAATTTCTCCTGTCAATGCAAAGAAGCCACAGCGGAAATCACTTCCCAAACTGCCTTCTCAGAAGACTAGTCTGTCTGGTTCAACAAATGACGAAAAGACATCTAATACGCCCAGTCAGAAAAAGGTAAATGCACCTAAAGCATCTACCGAGGGAAAGATAGCCTTGCCTAAGGCAACAAATGAGGAGAATAACACTTTATCTGATGTAACAAATGAAGAATTATCTCCAACCCAACTGCAGCCAGCAGTTTCTGCTGCTGATTCAGGTGAAAGTCAGCCAGACATTGATCAAGTGGACTTGGTTCAAGAGCCGATTGCACTGGAGCATTAA
- the LOC107953780 gene encoding protein WVD2-like 5 isoform X3 translates to MDSDNLLSAGGLEVAHQNGVYPQLRVSGDDSGILNNVNGNAEETVGTCSQNGIDDNGATMEARERSNDLVDNNGSIGSKEEEVNDHVNVKQSKPQKVQSKTKNEKPSGTRNASSALMKKSKDGKTAEVRLTASNGGSVATNSHLKQPLKNRSCNERQANASKGPEKPDAAFSEGPMEKPKLKPLKKGPLNKAEGDTESSPMAADAKPRKVGSLPNYGFSFKCDERAEKRKEFYTKLEEKIQAMEVEKSNLQAKSKETQEAEIKMFRKSLNFKATPMPSFYQEPPPPKVELKKIPPTRAKSPKLGRRKSSTPLDSDGNSNSGHQSVQLSLDEKAFQSTSSKVISPVNAKKPQRKSLPKLPSQKTSLSGSTNDEKTSNTPSQKKVNAPKASTEGKIALPKATNEENNTLSDVTNEELSPTQLQPAVSAADSGESQPDIDQVDLVQEPIALEH, encoded by the exons ATGGATTCGGATAATCTCTTGTCTGCGGGTGGGCTTGAGGTTGCCCATCAAAATGGTGTTTATCCGCAACTTCGGGTGTCTGGGGACGACAGTGGTATTTTGAATAATGTTAATGGAAATGCTGAGGAAACTGTCGGGACTTGTTCGCAGAATGGAATAGATGACAATGGAGCAACTATGGAAGCTAGAGAACGATCGAATGACTTAGTCGATAACAATGGATCAATTGGTTCTAAG GAAGAGGAAGTAAATGATCATGTGAATGTGAAGCAATCCAAACCTCAGAAGGTTCAAAGCAAGACCAAGAATGAGAAGCCCTCTGGTACCAGAAATGCTTCTTCAGCTTTAATGAAGAAAAGTAAAGATGGAAAAACTGCAGAGGTGAGGTTGACAGCATCGAATGGCGGATCTGTGGCTACAAATTCACATCTGAAACAGCCTCTGAAAAATAGATCATGTAATGAAAGACAAGCCAATGCATCCAAG GGTCCTGAAAAACCGGATGCAGCCTTCTCTGAAGGCCCCAT GGAGAAACCCAAGCTGAAGCCTCTTAAGAAGGGGCCTCTTAATAAAGCTGAAGGAGACACAGAGTCCTC CCCCATGGCAGCTGATGCCAAACCCCGTAAGGTTGGTAGTCTTCCAAATTATGGTTTCAGTTTTAAGTGTGATGAACGAGCTGAGAAAAGGAAAGAG TTCTACACCAAACTTGAGGAAAAGATTCAGGCAATGGAAGTAGAAAAGAGCAACTTGCAAGCCAAGTCCAAG GAAACTCAAGAAGCAGAGATCAAAATGTTTAGGAAGAGCTTGAACTTTAAAGCAACTCCAATGCCAAGCTTCTATCAGGAGCCTCCACCCCCTAAAGTGGAATTAAAGAAG ATACCACCAACAAGAGCTAAATCTCCAAAGCTTGGTAGAAGAAAAAGCTCAACTCCTTTGGACTCTGATGGTAACAGCAATAGTGGTCACCAATCAGTCCAGCTAAGTCTGGATGAGAAAGCATTTCAGAGCACCTCTTCTAAAGTAATTTCTCCTGTCAATGCAAAGAAGCCACAGCGGAAATCACTTCCCAAACTGCCTTCTCAGAAGACTAGTCTGTCTGGTTCAACAAATGACGAAAAGACATCTAATACGCCCAGTCAGAAAAAGGTAAATGCACCTAAAGCATCTACCGAGGGAAAGATAGCCTTGCCTAAGGCAACAAATGAGGAGAATAACACTTTATCTGATGTAACAAATGAAGAATTATCTCCAACCCAACTGCAGCCAGCAGTTTCTGCTGCTGATTCAGGTGAAAGTCAGCCAGACATTGATCAAGTGGACTTGGTTCAAGAGCCGATTGCACTGGAGCATTAA
- the LOC107953778 gene encoding uncharacterized protein → MKWRLRSPLKRLHVKVKPLMLEGITRNQEEDDKKIVLIEMVWRGPKSSLVSFHISSSSRHKRNRSSEKILGNGESIEWDDDEFDNLCDFPVVSKDLGFGSWDVLFDVLLGKNCEEKSKLAVAGKVSLDLAKLVSEMECSEIERKLPITLNVNGVVIEATLSILVSFAEVRDTRGGAQNSVESNKEDGFFKMVKRLTRRKEKKNNYQLNSFDSDESLVFDSDGMNGDDSTTTSESSSGELSLGPELESSQNLETRLVPAQNYMVRVLSWKKRRLSFRTSAKKTELLGFDFDQHPETCSVVDSQKGEYWWEVKELVSRNGGARLKAQVFFASFDQRSERAAGESACTALVAVIAHRLHSNHASMPTRPEFDNLITQGSSEWRKLCSNTAYTNAFPDKHFDLETVLKADVRPVTVSHEKSFTGFFSPDKFECLNGAMSFDEIWNEIKSSETNNCQPRVYIISWNDHFFVLKVEPKAYYIIDTLGERLFEGCKQAYMLKFDDSSLMYGKKKKKDDEMAICSGKECCREYIKRFLAAIAVEELEEEEKKGKVSAFTLHQRLQIDFHYSSFSSATSSSHLFF, encoded by the exons ATGAAGTGGCGGCTGAGGTCTCCATTAAAGAGATTGCACGTGAAAGTGAAGCCATTGATGCTTGAAGGGATAACTAGAAATCAGGAAGAAGATGATAAGAAAATCGTGTTGATTGAAATGGTGTGGAGAGGACCCAAGTCTAGTTTGGTTTCGTTTCATATATCGTCGTCTTCAAGGCATAAAAGGAATCGCAGCAGTGAGAAAATTTTAGGAAATGGGGAATCAATTGAATGGGACGATGATGAATTTGACAACTTGTGTGATTTCCCAGTAGTTTCCAAAGATCTTGGTTTCGGTTCCTGGGATGTTTTGTTCGATGTCTTGCTT gGAAAGAATTGCGAAGAAAAAAGTAAACTGGCGGTGGCGGGGAAAGTTTCTTTGGATTTGGCAAAGCTGGTTTCTGAAATGGAGTGTTCCGAGATTGAAAGAAAGCTTCCCATCACGTTGAACGTGAATGGTGTGGTCATCGAAGCTACTCTTTCC ATTTTGGTGAGTTTTGCGGAGGTGAGAGACACGAGAGGAGGTGCCCAAAACTCAGTCGAGTCAAACAAGGAAGATGGGTTCTTCAAGATGGTGAAGAGGTTAACCCGCCGGAAGGAGAAAAAGAATAACTATCAACTGAATTCCTTTGACTCTGATGAGTCCCTGGTATTTGACTCGGATGGTATGAATGGGGATGACTCTACCACCACGAGTGAAAGCAGCAGCGGCGAGCTGAGTTTAGGACCTGAGTTGGAATCGTCCCAAAATTTGGAAACTCGGTTGGTACCGGCCCAGAACTACATGGTAAGGGTGTTGTCGTGGAAGAAAAGACGATTAAGTTTTAGAACGTCCGCGAAGAAAACAGAGCTCTTGGGTTTTGACTTTGACCAGCACCCTGAAACCTGTTCTGTCGTTGACTCCCAG AAGGGAGAATATTGGTGGGAAGTGAAAGAATTAGTGAGCAGAAATGGAGGAGCAAGGCTGAAAGCTCAAGTGTTCTTTGCTTCCTTTGACCAACGAAGCGAAAGAGCCGCTGGGGAGAGTGCCTGCACCGCTCTGGTCGCCGTCATCGCTCACCGGCTCCATTCAAACCATGCCTCCATGCCAACGAGACCTGAATTCGATAACCTCATAACACAAGGTTCCTCTGAATGGCGTAAGCTCTGCTCCAACACAGCTTACACCAATGCCTTCCCCGATAAACATTTCGATCTCGAGACCGTCCTAAAAGCCGATGTCAGGCCCGTCACCGTCTCCCATGAAAAATCATTCACGGGGTTTTTCAGCCCCGATAAATTCGAGTGCTTGAATGGAGCAATGTCTTTCGATGAGATATGGAACGAAATAAAAAGCAGCGAAACAAACAATTGTCAGCCGAGGGTGTATATCATCAGCTGGAACGATCATTTCTTCGTGTTGAAGGTCGAACCGAAGGCGTATTACATCATCGATACGTTGGGTGAGCGGCTATTCGAGGGGTGCAAACAGGCGTACATGTTGAAGTTCGATGATTCAAGTTTGATGTacgggaagaagaagaagaaggatgaTGAGATGGCAATATGTAGCGGGAAAGAATGTTGCAGGGAATATATAAAAAGATTCCTAGCGGCCATAGCAGTTGAGGAGCTTgaggaagaagagaaaaagggCAAAGTCTCTGCTTTCACTCTTCACCAGAGGTTGCAAATTGATTTTCATTATAGCTCTTTTTCTTCTGCAACTTCTTCGTCTCACTTATTTTTTTAA
- the LOC121219242 gene encoding uncharacterized protein, giving the protein MTNPHCLASYSGFESEKHTGWNGYFTANKFHIASENGSLPINKKCLSLQKYSVYPLYYGNDLKTEELQHGFGIIHKMISDTVEPAKMVAIHKLLSLDVESSNGMNQIDARNTCNNPHHKSACDLSLRLGPLSTPCPSVGNDRPAIDKSLPSFHRRNRNDPLNSSSKSNNQSVEGEHIHVDASMRKRKTVNDPTMDRQHCLSSEASLQPFNWKPEKCRILDSAPLDH; this is encoded by the coding sequence ATGACCAACCCACATTGCTTGGCTAGCTATTCTGGCTTTGAATCTGAGAAACACACTGGCTGGAACGGTTATTTCACTGCTAACAAGTTTCATATTGCATCTGAGAATGGTTCTCTTCCTATTAATAAAAAATGCTTATCCTTACAAAAGTACTCAGTTTATCCTCTTTACTATGGTAACGATCTTAAAACCGAAGAACTGCAGCATGGTTTTGGGATCATCCATAAGATGATTTCTGATACAGTAGAGCCTGCTAAGATGGTTGCCATTCATAAGCTCCTTTCTTTGGATGTGGAGTCTTCAAATGGGATGAACCAAATAGATGCTAGAAATACTTGTAATAACCCACACCACAAGAGTGCCTGTGATCTATCGTTGCGGTTGGGCCCTCTTTCAACACCTTGCCCGAGTGTTGGAAACGATCGGCCAGCAATTGATAAAAGTTTGCCTTCCTTTCATAGGAGGAACAGAAATGACCCCTTGAACTCATCTTCAAAGTCAAACAACCAGAGCGTTGAAGGGGAACATATACATGTGGATGCATCAATGAGAAAGAGAAAGACAGTTAATGATCCTACAATGGATCGACAACATTGTTTGTCCTCCGAAGCTTCCTTACAGCCATTCAACTGGAAGCCTGAAAAGTGCAGGATCCTAGACTCAGCCCCTTTAGACCATTGA
- the LOC121219243 gene encoding uncharacterized protein, whose protein sequence is MPRPGPRPYVFEKKSWHSDRHQPIRGSLVQEIFRVVNEIHSSATKKNKEWQEKLPVVVLKAEQIMYSKANSEAEYMDLKTLWDRTNDAINTIIRRNESTETGKVLQPCIEAALNLGCTARRTSRNQRIVAQGVTLTGT, encoded by the exons ATGCCCAGACCAGGTCCAAGGCCTTATGTCTTTGAGAAAAAATCTTGGCACAGTGACAGACACCAACCCATCAGAGGTTCTCTTGTTCAAGAAATTTTCAG AGTTGTAAATGAGATTCATAGCTCAGCAACTAAGAAGAACAAGGAATGGCAAGAGAAGCTCCCTGTTGTTGTCTTGAAAGCTGAACAAATTATGTATTCCAAAGCAAATTCtgag GCTGAGTACATGGACCTTAAAACCCTCTGGGATCGAACAAATGATGCCATTAACACAATCATTAGACGAAATGAGAGTACTGAAACGGGAAAGGTTCTTCAACCTTGTATTGAAG CTGCTCTCAATTTGGGTTGCACAGCGAGGAGAACCTCGAGGAACCAACGAATTGTAGCCCAAGGTGTTACCTTAACAGGTACCTAA
- the LOC107953776 gene encoding putative clathrin assembly protein At2g25430 yields MPSTIQKAIGAVKDQTSIGLAKVASNMAPDLEVAIVKATSHDDDPADEKYIREILNLTSYSRGYVHACVSAVSKRLGKTRNWIVALKALVLVHRLLNERDPVFQEEILYATRRGTRLLNMSDFRDEAHSSSWDHSAFIRTYAMYLDQRLELMLFDRKSSGGSGAGGSSHGSADDRYGGRDNFRSPPPRPYEYDYGDIRGDNGYGNYGMTRRTRSYGDMSEAAGRDGRDGREEKKAVTPLREMTPERIFGKMGHLQRLLDRFLSCRPTGLAKNCRMILIALYPVVKESFQLYADICEVLAVLLDKFFDMEYPDCVKAFDAYASAAKQIDELIAFYNWCKDTGVARSSEYPEVQRITSKLLETLEEFVRDRAKRPKSPERKELPPPPKEEEPAPDMNEIKALPAPENYTPPPPPEPEPVKPPEPQEDLVNLRDDTVSADDQGNKLALALFNGPPANNGNGSWEAFPSNGPEVTSAWQTPAAEPGKEDWELALVETASNLSRQKAALGGGLDPLLLNGMYDQGTVRQHVSTAQLSGGSASSVALPRPGKTTTQVLALPAPDGTVQNVNQDPFAASLSIPPPSYVQMADMEKKQTLLVQEQQVWQQYARDGMQGQASLAKINNPGYYGPGPMPVMPYGMPPVNGMGPPAGYYYTPY; encoded by the coding sequence ATGCCGAGCACGATTCAAAAAGCGATCGGGGCCGTTAAGGACCAAACCAGCATAGGACTAGCGAAGGTGGCTAGCAACATGGCGCCGGACCTCGAGGTGGCGATTGTGAAAGCGACGAGCCACGACGACGACCCTGCCGACGAGAAGTACATACGGGAGATCCTAAATTTGACCTCGTACTCGCGCGGGTACGTTCACGCGTGCGTGTCGGCGGTGTCCAAACGGCTCGGGAAGACTCGTAACTGGATCGTGGCGCTCAAAGCACTGGTGCTTGTTCATAGGCTGTTGAATGAGAGAGATCCGGTGTTTCAAGAAGAGATCTTGTATGCTACGAGGAGAGGTACGAGGTTGTTGAATATGTCGGATTTTAGAGATGAGGCTCACTCAAGTTCATGGGATCACTCCGCCTTTATAAGAACCTATGCTATGTATTTGGATCAAAGACTTGAATTGATGCTTTTCGACAGGAAAAGCAGTGGAGGCAGTGGCGCTGGGGGAAGTAGTCATGGAAGTGCTGATGATAGATATGGTGGGCGAGATAATTTCCGATCACCACCACCGAGGCCGTACGAATATGATTATGGGGATATCAGAGGTGATAATGGATATGGAAATTATGGGATGACAAGGAGAACGAGGTCTTATGGTGATATGAGTGAGGCAGCGGGGAGAGATGGGAGAGATGGGAGAGAGGAGAAGAAAGCAGTGACGCCATTGAGGGAAATGACACCAGAGAGGATTTTTGGGAAGATGGGTCACTTGCAGAGGTTGTTAGATCGGTTCTTGTCATGTCGGCCTACAGGATTGGCAAAGAATTGTAGGATGATCTTGATTGCTTTATATCCTGTTGTGAAAGAGAGTTTTCAATTATATGCAGATATTTGCGAGGTTTTGGCTGTGCTGCTTGATAAGTTTTTCGATATGGAGTACCCAGATTGTGTCAAGGCATTTGATGCATATGCAAGTGCAGCGAAGCAGATAGATGAGTTGATTGCATTTTATAATTGGTGTAAGGATACGGGTGTGGCTAGATCGTCGGAGTATCCCGAGGTGCAAAGGATCACTAGTAAGTTGTTGGAGACATTGGAGGAGTTTGTGAGGGATAGAGCTAAGAGGCCAAAGAGTCCAGAGAGGAAAGAGCTCCCTCCTCCACCTAAAGAGGAAGAACCTGCACCAGATATGAATGAAATAAAGGCACTACCTGCTCCGGAAAATTATACTCCACCGCCACCACCAGAGCCTGAGCCTGTTAAACCCCCAGAGCCACAAGAGGATTTAGTGAATTTGAGGGATGATACTGTCTCAGCTGATGATCAGGGGAACAAATTGGCTTTGGCTTTATTTAATGGTCCTCCGGCTAATAATGGTAATGGATCATGGGAAGCTTTCCCATCAAATGGACCTGAAGTGACATCTGCTTGGCAAACCCCAGCTGCTGAGCCAGGGAAGGAAGACTGGGAGTTGGCTTTGGTTGAGACCGCTAGTAACTTGTCAAGGCAAAAGGCAGCTTTGGGGGGTGGTCTAGATCCATTGCTGTTGAATGGCATGTATGATCAAGGAACGGTAAGGCAGCATGTTAGCACTGCACAGTTAAGTGGGGGGAGTGCGAGTAGCGTGGCATTGCCACGCCCAGGGAAGACCACAACACAAGTTTTAGCTCTTCCAGCACCAGATGGAACAGTTCAGAATGTCAATCAGGACCCGTTTGCCGCATCTTTGAGCATTCCTCCTCCTTCCTATGTACAAATGGCTGACATGGAGAAAAAACAAACTCTGCTTGTCCAGGAGCAGCAGGTATGGCAGCAATATGCAAGGGATGGAATGCAAGGTCAAGCTAGTTTGGCCAAAATTAATAACCCTGGATACTATGGACCTGGACCTATGCCAGTGATGCCTTACGGAATGCCCCCAGTGAATGGGATGGGGCCACCAGCCGGGTATTATTATACTCCATATTGA